TGGCTTCAATGAAACCGACGAGAGGAGCCGAGATGCCTGACGTCTCCGCAGCCCCCAACGCCCACCAGCGCGACTACAAGATCGTCGTGAACGCACGCGAGAAGACCGTCCACCAGGACACCCTGACCTTCGAGGAGGTGGTCCGGCTGGCCCTCGATCCCGTCCCATCGGGCCCGAACGTCCTCATCACGGTCAGCTTCCGGCACGCCCACCAGAAGCCCGCCGACGGCACCCTGAGTACCGGCGAGAGCGTCCAGATCAAGAACGGGACGGTGTTCACCGTTGTCGCCACTGACAAGTCGTAGCGCCGACCTGAAGCGCCTCCAGGACGAGGGCTTCGAGGTCGAAGTGAAGGACGGTCACCTACTCATCCACCATGTCCCGTACGTGGCAGCAGACCGTACGGTGCAGTTCGGAGTCCTGGTGTCGGAGCTGACGTTGGCCGGCGACGTCACCACGACCCCGGGCACCCACACAGTCCACTTCAGCGGCGGCACGCCCTGCGATGCCACCGGCAAGCCGCTGAGCAAGCTCATCAACGCGACTACCAGCGACGTGCTGGCGGGCGTGCAGACAGCGTGCATGTTCTCCAGTAAGCCGGTCGGGACGGGCGTGTACGTCGACTACTACGAGAAGATCACCGCGTACGTGGCAATCGTTTCCTCCCCGGCCCACACACTGGATCCCGACGCAACGGCGCAGACGTACAGGGTGGTGCCCTCCGAGCCGCAGGACTCCGTTTTCCGCTACGCCGACACTGCGTCCAGCCGGGCCGGCATCGGGGCCGTCAGTCAGCGTCTGGCCGCGATCGAGAACGTGGCGATCGTCGGCCTGGGCGGAACCGGCGCGTACATCCTTGATCTGATCGCCAAGACCCCGGTCGCACGGATCCATCTGTTTGACGGCGACCGCTTCCTTCAGCACAACGCCTTCCGCGCACCCGGTGCGCCCTCCGAAGAGGAACTGCAGGGGGCGCCGCTGAAGGTCGACTACTACGCGGACCTCTACGGAAAGATGCGGACCGGCATCGTCCCGCATCCGATGTTCGTGGACGAGACGACCATCGAGGGACTGCGCGGGATGGACTTCGTGTTCCTCGCGCTCGACAAGGGAGCGATCAAACGTCCGATGGTCGGCCGACTCGAGGAGTACAGCATCCCCTTCATCGATGTAGGCATGGGCGTCCTCGTGTGCGACACCTCCCTGACGGGCCTGCTACGGGTGACCACCAGCGTTCCCGGCCAGCGCAACCACGTCCATGAACGGCAGCGAATCCCCTTCGCCGACTCGGACGAGGACAACGCATACGCCAGCAACATCCAGATCGCCGAGCTGAACGCGATGAACGCCTCGCTCGCCGTAGTGAGGTTCAAGAAGGTCTACGGTTTCTACGTCGACCTCGAGCACGAACACCACAGCGTCTACCAACTGGACGGGAACGTTCTCACCAACGAGGACACGGGGTGACGGACGCTCGGATCGCACATGTGTTCGTCGACTGCGTTCCCGAGCAGTTAGACCAGGGCGTGGTGTACATCTCCATCCGCTACGCCCTGGTCACCCACCTGTGCTGCTGCGGCTGCGGGTACGAGGTCGTCACTCCCCTCGCGCCCCGGGAGTGGAAGCTGACCTTCGACGGAGTCTCGATCTCCCTGCACCCCTCGATCGGGAACTGGAGCTTCCCGTGCAAGTCCCACTACTGGATCCGCAACAACACAGTCGCATGGGCTAGGCAGTGGACCGAGAAAGAAATCTCCGCCAGCCGCAGACCTGTGTACCCAACAGCTGAGGCCATGCCCCGAACGAGGCCGAGGGCTACGACCTTCCTGGCCCCTTTCAAGTGGCTGACCGCACTGCGGAAGCGCAAGTGAGGGCACATCCAGGGCACATGAGCCTGGGAAACGGCGTTGACCCGTGAGAACTACCGAGAGGAGTTTTCCCAGGTCAACGCACATTCCCTTGCGAAACCCCAGGTCAGCGCCCTCCCATCACCAATCGCTGCACGAGTGGCAGGACTTCAGTCACCGCCTCCATGAGGCGGGGCATCAGCCGTACTGCCTGGTGTGGCCGTGAGCTGAGGTTCCATGATCTGCGGGCGGGGTTTTCGGACCCCGCCCTTTTTCATGTCCCACGCCGGCGCCGCTCAGGCCCTGAGCCGGGACTCCAGCGGTGTGCGGAAGCTCGGGCGGATGCGGATGTCGCCGAAGAACTCGGTCAGGCGGGCGGCCTCGGCCGTGACGGCGGTGCGGGCGTCGCGGGTGAGGCGGATGCCGGGAAGTTCGGCGGTGACGATCTCGCCGTCGGGGCGCTGGGTCCAGGCGCCGATGA
This DNA window, taken from Streptomyces sp. NBC_00663, encodes the following:
- a CDS encoding multiubiquitin domain-containing protein, encoding MPDVSAAPNAHQRDYKIVVNAREKTVHQDTLTFEEVVRLALDPVPSGPNVLITVSFRHAHQKPADGTLSTGESVQIKNGTVFTVVATDKS
- a CDS encoding ThiF family adenylyltransferase; translation: MSPLTSRSADLKRLQDEGFEVEVKDGHLLIHHVPYVAADRTVQFGVLVSELTLAGDVTTTPGTHTVHFSGGTPCDATGKPLSKLINATTSDVLAGVQTACMFSSKPVGTGVYVDYYEKITAYVAIVSSPAHTLDPDATAQTYRVVPSEPQDSVFRYADTASSRAGIGAVSQRLAAIENVAIVGLGGTGAYILDLIAKTPVARIHLFDGDRFLQHNAFRAPGAPSEEELQGAPLKVDYYADLYGKMRTGIVPHPMFVDETTIEGLRGMDFVFLALDKGAIKRPMVGRLEEYSIPFIDVGMGVLVCDTSLTGLLRVTTSVPGQRNHVHERQRIPFADSDEDNAYASNIQIAELNAMNASLAVVRFKKVYGFYVDLEHEHHSVYQLDGNVLTNEDTG
- a CDS encoding DUF6527 family protein, encoding MTDARIAHVFVDCVPEQLDQGVVYISIRYALVTHLCCCGCGYEVVTPLAPREWKLTFDGVSISLHPSIGNWSFPCKSHYWIRNNTVAWARQWTEKEISASRRPVYPTAEAMPRTRPRATTFLAPFKWLTALRKRK